In Bacillus toyonensis BCT-7112, a single window of DNA contains:
- a CDS encoding dihydrolipoamide acetyltransferase family protein gives MAVEVVMPKLGMAMKEGIITSWNIKAGDNVAKGELIASINSEKIETEIEAPADGTVLDITVSEDEGVPPGTVICYIGKPNEQVSVNETVNATEESIPKVEPQNVQHPEPYAEERSKKQRIKISPVAKKMATVENIGISTLIGTGPGGRITKVDVLKVLEEKVATPETFVKEESKVIPVTGMRKEIANRMQASLQNTAQLTLTMKVDVTDLVALHKEIAEVVQKRYDNKLTITDLVSRAVVLALQEHKEMNSAYIDDAIHQFEHVHLGMAVALENGLVVPAIRFANNLSLVELSKEIKNVAQKARAGSLNSDNMQGTTFTISNLGSFGIEYFTPVLNTPETGILGVGAIEHVPVYKGKKIKKGSMLPLSLTFDHRVLDGVPAAAFLRTIKQYLEEPVTILL, from the coding sequence ATGGCTGTAGAAGTTGTAATGCCGAAATTAGGAATGGCGATGAAAGAAGGTATTATTACGAGTTGGAATATTAAAGCTGGTGATAATGTAGCAAAAGGTGAATTAATTGCTAGTATTAATTCTGAAAAAATCGAAACAGAAATAGAAGCACCCGCTGATGGAACGGTACTGGATATAACTGTAAGTGAAGATGAAGGAGTTCCACCTGGTACTGTAATATGTTACATCGGAAAACCAAATGAACAGGTATCGGTAAATGAAACCGTAAATGCTACAGAAGAATCAATACCGAAAGTAGAACCTCAAAATGTACAACATCCTGAACCGTACGCGGAAGAAAGATCAAAGAAACAAAGAATAAAAATATCTCCTGTAGCAAAGAAAATGGCAACAGTTGAAAATATTGGAATTTCCACATTAATAGGAACAGGTCCTGGTGGGAGAATTACAAAGGTAGATGTATTAAAAGTACTTGAAGAAAAAGTTGCTACCCCAGAAACGTTTGTAAAAGAAGAAAGTAAAGTAATTCCTGTTACCGGTATGCGGAAAGAGATCGCAAATCGGATGCAAGCAAGCCTCCAAAATACCGCACAATTGACATTAACGATGAAAGTAGATGTTACGGATTTAGTTGCTTTACATAAAGAAATAGCGGAAGTTGTACAAAAACGGTACGATAACAAACTAACCATTACTGATTTGGTTTCTCGTGCTGTTGTATTAGCGCTTCAGGAGCATAAGGAAATGAACAGTGCTTATATAGATGATGCAATCCATCAATTTGAACATGTTCATTTAGGTATGGCAGTAGCGTTAGAAAACGGCTTAGTCGTTCCGGCTATTCGCTTTGCAAATAATCTATCTTTAGTAGAGTTATCTAAAGAGATTAAAAATGTGGCACAAAAGGCACGAGCAGGTAGTTTAAATAGTGATAATATGCAAGGAACGACATTTACAATTAGTAATTTAGGAAGCTTTGGTATCGAATATTTTACGCCAGTATTAAATACACCTGAAACTGGTATTTTAGGTGTAGGTGCAATTGAACATGTTCCAGTATATAAAGGAAAGAAAATAAAAAAAGGTAGTATGTTACCTTTAAGTTTAACATTTGATCATCGTGTACTAGACGGTGTACCAGCAGCTGCATTTTTACGCACAATTAAACAATACTTAGAAGAACCGGTAACAATTCTTTTATAA
- the acoB gene encoding acetoin:2,6-dichlorophenolindophenol oxidoreductase subunit beta encodes MTRTVSMSTAINEAMKISMHRDENVILIGEDVAGGAQVDHLQDDEAWGGVLGVTKGLVQEFGRNRILDTPISEAGYMGAAMAAAATGLRPIAELMFNDFIGSCLDQVLNQGAKFRYMFGGKAKVPVTIRTMHGAGFSAAAQHSQSLYALFTSIPGIKVIVPSTPYDAKGLLLAAIEDDDPVIFFEDKTLYNMKGEVPEGYYTIPLGKADIKREGSHITIVAIGKQVHTALAAAEQLSKKGLEVEVIDPRSLSPLDEDTILASVEKTNRLIVIDEANPRCSIATDIAAIVADKGFDLLDAPIKRITAPHTPVPFSPPLEKLYLPTPEKVIETVSEMIGDRSLLNV; translated from the coding sequence ATGACTAGAACAGTAAGTATGTCAACTGCTATCAATGAAGCGATGAAAATATCAATGCACCGTGATGAAAATGTAATTTTAATAGGTGAAGACGTTGCGGGTGGTGCACAAGTTGATCATTTGCAAGATGATGAAGCGTGGGGCGGTGTTCTTGGCGTTACGAAAGGGCTTGTACAAGAATTTGGCCGAAATCGTATTTTAGATACACCAATTTCTGAAGCTGGTTATATGGGAGCTGCGATGGCAGCGGCGGCAACGGGATTACGTCCGATCGCTGAATTAATGTTTAATGATTTTATCGGTAGTTGTCTTGATCAAGTTTTAAACCAAGGTGCAAAATTCCGTTACATGTTTGGTGGAAAAGCAAAAGTACCAGTTACAATTCGAACGATGCATGGTGCTGGATTTAGCGCAGCAGCTCAGCATTCTCAAAGTTTATACGCGTTATTTACGAGCATTCCAGGTATTAAAGTTATCGTTCCGTCCACCCCGTATGATGCAAAAGGCTTATTATTAGCGGCAATTGAAGATGATGATCCAGTAATCTTCTTTGAAGATAAAACACTTTACAATATGAAAGGTGAAGTGCCAGAAGGATATTATACAATTCCTTTAGGAAAAGCAGATATTAAACGGGAAGGCTCTCATATAACGATTGTCGCAATTGGGAAGCAAGTTCATACTGCGCTTGCGGCTGCGGAGCAATTATCGAAAAAAGGACTTGAGGTAGAAGTTATTGATCCACGCTCTTTATCACCGCTTGACGAAGATACAATTTTAGCATCTGTTGAAAAAACAAATCGTCTTATCGTTATTGATGAAGCAAACCCAAGATGTAGTATCGCAACAGACATTGCAGCAATTGTAGCGGATAAAGGGTTCGATTTATTAGATGCACCTATTAAACGAATTACAGCACCACATACACCAGTTCCGTTCTCACCACCACTTGAAAAACTATATTTACCAACGCCAGAGAAAGTAATTGAAACTGTATCAGAAATGATTGGGGACCGTTCTTTATTGAATGTGTAA
- the acoA gene encoding acetoin:2,6-dichlorophenolindophenol oxidoreductase subunit alpha produces the protein MLKTTESKGNEITKEQARWMYEKMLEIRKFEDKVHELFAQGVLPGFVHLYAGEEAVAVGVCAHLTDSDSITSTHRGHGHCIAKGCDLNGMMAELFGKATGLCKGKGGSMHIADLDKGMLGANGIVGGGFPLACGSALTAKYKGTKDVSVCFFGDGANNEGTFHEGVNLAAIWKLPVIFIAENNGYGEATTFEYASSCDSIADRAKAYNIPGVQVDGKDLLAVYKAAEEAVERARNGGGPTLIECMTYRNYGHFEGEAQTYKTSEEKEEHLNEKDAIVNFRKHLIHEGLLTESELVDMEKAVDEAVQRSIDFSENSPYPEDEELLKDVYVSYK, from the coding sequence ATGTATGAAAAAATGTTAGAGATTCGTAAATTTGAAGATAAGGTACATGAATTGTTCGCGCAAGGTGTTTTACCAGGTTTCGTTCATTTATATGCTGGAGAAGAAGCGGTAGCAGTTGGTGTATGTGCCCACTTAACGGATAGTGACAGTATTACAAGTACACATAGAGGTCACGGACATTGTATTGCAAAAGGTTGTGATTTAAATGGTATGATGGCTGAACTTTTCGGGAAAGCGACAGGATTATGTAAAGGTAAAGGCGGTTCCATGCATATTGCCGATTTAGATAAAGGAATGCTTGGTGCGAATGGCATTGTAGGCGGGGGTTTCCCACTTGCTTGCGGTTCAGCATTAACAGCTAAATATAAAGGAACGAAAGATGTAAGTGTTTGCTTCTTCGGTGACGGAGCAAATAATGAAGGAACATTCCATGAAGGGGTTAATTTAGCGGCGATTTGGAAGTTACCAGTTATTTTTATCGCTGAAAATAATGGTTACGGTGAAGCAACTACATTTGAATATGCTTCAAGTTGTGATTCTATTGCTGATCGTGCAAAAGCATATAACATTCCGGGAGTTCAAGTAGATGGAAAAGATTTACTAGCGGTATATAAAGCAGCGGAAGAGGCTGTTGAACGTGCACGTAATGGCGGTGGCCCAACTTTAATTGAATGTATGACATATCGTAATTACGGCCATTTCGAAGGGGAAGCACAAACGTATAAAACCTCAGAAGAAAAAGAAGAACATTTAAATGAAAAAGATGCGATTGTGAATTTCCGTAAGCATTTAATTCATGAAGGTTTATTAACGGAATCTGAACTTGTTGATATGGAAAAAGCAGTAGACGAAGCAGTGCAACGATCAATTGATTTTAGTGAAAATAGTCCATATCCAGAGGATGAAGAATTATTAAAAGATGTATACGTTTCTTACAAATAA